In Camelina sativa cultivar DH55 chromosome 13, Cs, whole genome shotgun sequence, the genomic window tctttctgcttAAATCTTTCACTTGCCACCTCTGTGGCATGTGTCTGTCTTCTGACGCCTCACATACTCACGATGGAGTTTATCATCGTTTCTTTTGgtcttaaatttttatatttatgccATTTGGTTTAGGTCCAAGCTCTTCTTGAGGTTTTGCCCAACCGCTTAACTGCTGATATATTGGAGGAACTTCGTATTAGTAAGCAAAGACTGGTAAACTTCATTAAGTTGTTTATCTATGCATATACTTGATTCAGTTGTTCACTTCAGAGAACTCAGTTTTCGTttctttgtattgtttttttccttaaatacTTTTTAAAGGTCGAATTAGGCTCCAGAGCTGGAGCTCTTAGACAAATGCTCCTAGATCTTTTAGAGGATCCCCATGAAATACGCCGCATATGCATCATGGGACGAAATTGCACACTTAGAAGAGGAGACGATGATTTGGAGTGTACGTTACCCTCAGAGAAGCTGATTGCTGAGGGTAAGACTGCAAACATTTACTCCGTGATAGTCACCACAAACAGATGAGTTTAACGAGATTcattttcttgttctgtttctgtgcagaagaagaggaggaaataGAAATGCTCTTGGAGAACTATCTGCAGAGGTCTTGACTTTTACTCTTGAAGAACTCTGATATGTTACATTGTTTTGTAGTGAAACTCTATGGCTTCGTATGTGCAGATGTGAGTCATGCCATGGACAAGCAGAAAGACTTCTAGATTCTGCAAAGGAAATGGAAGACTCAATTGCTGTCAATCTAAGGTTCTTAAAATAACATAACACTCCTTTCTCTCAAATGAATAGGCACTCTTATCATGATACATTGTTGTTTATTTTCCAGTTCTCGGAGGCTTGAGGTCAGCAGATTTGAGCTGCTTCTTCAGGTCGGTACATTTTGTGTTGCAGTTGGTGCTCTGATCGCAGGTACATTCACTACCCGTTTATGATTTGCAACCTTTGAACTGTGTTAGAggcttgcttcttctttttgcattttaacTACCAACTACCGAGATTGAACCGAGTGTGCTATTTATACATGATCTCCAAGCCAACAATTCCTATTTTCCCCTGTTCATCAAATCATGGTAAAGGGcttaaaacttttcttttgggtGCGTGCAGGTATATTCGGCATGAACTTGAGGTCCTATCTTGAGGAACAAGCTGTAAGCCCTCATCACGTAGCCACATCTTTATACACTATTTAGCCATCACTTTACCATTAAAATCTTGGGTTTATGCAGTCTGCATTCTGGCTAACAACGGGTGGAATCATCATAGGCGCTGCAGTCGCCTTCTTCCTCATGTATTCGTATCTCAGTAGACGCAAAATATTTTGAACCTTCAATCCTAAAAGACAAAAGAACTGGTAAATCCGTCTTCAATCCTAAAATATTTCCGTTTTCCTTGAAATTTGATGAAGAGAGCTGAAAATAAACGTATATATTACAGGTGAAAATCCgtgaagaaagaaaatttcATCACACATTTACATTGTGGCATTAGGCCCCTTCTAGGTGTTAGAGCGGAAGTAAGTTCATaaaaagtttgatatatatttattgtgtGGTCTCCATTGAACCCCTGTACTTGTGTGTTATGTCCTCATTGCGTATGCTCTGCACTATTGGTTACAGTTAAATCAGTGTATCATTTAATAAGCTTGTATTAAAAGCAAATGaattttcaaatcttttgttttcaatagTGAAGGGAGAATAAAACAACACAGTATCTAAATCTTCGATTCCCAGAGAAGATATTCAAAGACATACAAAATTTTTCCCGTAATTATGTTTTCTCAAGTGCGAAGGTCACGAGCAGATTGACGACCTTCTCTTGCTGAGGTCTTTGGTTCCGAGCCATCAATGGCGATGTTCCCAACACCAACCTCCATCGCTTCCCTCTCATCCTTTACCTTCGTTTTATCCTCAtctgatgcttcttcttcttctttgggttTTTGTGGACTCGATGACGGTTTCAATGATCTAGGGACCGGATTCATCCATGGGTGCGTTAGGCACTGAGCAGCCGTTGGTCTCTTCTCAGGTACAAATCCAAGAATAGGAATGATGAAATCTTGCATAGCAATTGCATCTTCCTCACTGAAGTCATATTTATCCGTTAAGACCTTGCTAAGTGGCCAAAACCGTAACCGCCTGATGTGCCTCAGTTCACCCTGTCGGTTGAAGAAATCTCGCGAATGGCGTCCCCCTAATGCAATCTACATAAATAAAAGTTTCCGTTAAAAAGCGCGAAACCATACtgataaacaaaaagaacactgtttctcaaatttttacCTTTCTTGGCATCACCCCAACAAGCTCCATCATCAATGCTAAGTGATCCTGAAACAAGAAGcccattagttatatatataagctcTGCTGAATATAGACGAAATGAATGAACATGAGAAAgcaagagatatatatatacctcatcCCGCTCAAAGTTTTCACCACTGTGAGGATCGAATAGAACATCTCCGGTGGCAAGCTCAAAACAAATGCAAGCAAATGACCACATATCTGCTGAGGTTGAGTATTTTGAGCCAAGAACAACCTCAGGACACCGGTAATGTCTCGTCTGTATATCACTCGTAAACTGTTTATAAGTCCAACAAGCATTCCCAAAATCCACCAACTTGCATTTTCGATCAACATCCGCAAGTAGCTTTTGCCTCGTGGATCGACTTCCTCTCCTGTTTCCCCGACTCTTTTGACTATCATTCTCTGCATCTTTTACTCTTTCCGAACTCTCTTCCGACCCCACCACAGTTGAAGCTCCATTTGGTCTTGCCTCGGAGTTAGtatctctctcatcttcctctGAACCTTCCACTTTCTTAGCTTTCTTACGaatcttctttttctgattCTTAGTCAAATCCTCACCGTACGTGTAACTCTTTGGTTTGTCTTTCTCAGCCAGTCTCTCAGGAACATTCTTGTCCTTCGCCGTTGGAGGTACAAGAGGAGTACCTGCTTTCCTAGCATCTGCTTCAGGATCAATGGTGGAACAAAGCAGAATGTTCTCCGGCTTGATATCAGTATGAATAATCGAGAGTTTGCGGTGAAGATAATCCAAACCaactaaaatatgaaaacagaTCTCTTTAACCATGTGAAGAGGAACCCCTCGGTAATCACTGTACTTGATAACAGACAAGAGGTTGTCTCCCAGATACTCAAAGACCATACAAACATGGTTCCCATTAGGACCTGCGTGCTTGAAATGATCAAGAAGCTTCACAACACACTTGTTGTCTTCAGCATCACCTTCCGCAATCTGTTTCAATATCTTTATCTCGTCCATGGCTGCCTCAGTATAATGCTGAGCACTCTTCTGGATTTTCAAAGCCACATATCTCTACAAACAGTAAAATTGAAAGGCAAGATTCACATTCACATTTATCCAACAAAGCTAAGCTCAATCCCAAcaatgcaatacatatactgataaaaccttaaaaatttgACGAACCGTAGAATTGAAAAGAGTGTGACTTACAGAGTTGTGAGTGTCCCAAGTAAGCCAAACAGTGGAGAAATGTCCCCAACCAAGCTTACTCTGAATGACATAAGATCCATTCTTGAAAGTATCACCGACTCGAACCGTATGGTAGCCTCCTCTCCTGTAATCCTCTGTTCCTTCGTCCTCTGACGAGTAGTCACTAGCGTCACTCAGACGTCCACCGTTCTTCTCATCCGCCATGGCTGGAATTGATGAGAATCCTCAACcgattttggagtttttagaTGATGAGATCTGGGAAATTCAAATTCAGGGGAAAACCCCTAAACCCTAGAAATTTGGGAGAGCTTTAGAGGAtggatgatttaaaaaaaaaagattcgattaaatttcccaattttagcaaaataccaATTAATGCAGATAAAAACTacggaaccgaaccgaatgaTTGATTATGAAACTGGAGATAGTAGTGTGTCTGTGTCAGAGAATTAGGGCTTTCGTTGACTCTGTCTGAAACAGAGTGTACGGAAGTGTAATTTGACAAAGAGAATTATGAGATTCTTTTGTCCTAATAATAATCTCCAAAACTTTCTCTCAAATACTGACacataattttttgattttctgcttaaattttcatattttatagaCCCTATGTGGGTgattgaaatgatttttttcattaagATCATGTTTAGTGTGGTAATTGGGGTGATTAAGATGAATTTTGTCATTAAGAGTATGTTTAATgggtaaatatttttaataaatattttttgttttttaattaaactcaCAACAATGAGTTTTCATCTCAACTCCTCAAATGAGAAGTTATCATCAGATAAATAGTTCTTCCACAAGAAATCATGGAGGGTTGCATTGAAAGACTCTCTCTATCGAACCAactaattataacaaataagAATCTAAGCTTTTGTGGGTTATAAGGTTTTTGTTTAAGAATTTATACGCTATTGTAGTAATTACACAATCTATAACTTTATTGATAGGAGAGTTAATTGCACAATCTGTAACTTtattaactttgtttcttttaaataatatagagataatGAATTTTGCTTAATAGTTGCTATTTTAATTTTGCTTAATAGTtgctattttaaaaacaattcacCTTTGTTCTGATTTGAAAGACACTTGTTACATGAGTGCGTATTAGGCACATTAATATGAAAGACACTTATTAATTTGTTCTTACATGAGTGAGTTTAGGTATATTAGATCATCTCTAACTCATCTTCATTTTCAACTCCAAACtccattttaaagaaaaaacttcTCCAACTTATCTTCATTTTCGTCTCCAAAATAGATATCTCCATATTTAGAGATTTTTAATTCATACAAATCAATCCTTTAATTTTAATGTATTCATAAATCATAAGTacttaaactaaaaattaaaaataaacttaatacaacaaaaactaataactagctgtcaaaaaaaaactaataattaatctCGTAGATTATTTGTCGGTCTATTCAGAGTCGTGCCTtaggtaatataaaaaaaaggcaTTTGTCTTaggccacaaaaaaaaattacataaataatatgCCACATTTTTCCTAAATTAGGCTGAACATACATTTTTATGTAATGTTATAGGActttttttggaaacaagaCTCATATCATTTACatttatggaaaatttgtttgtttttcctttgcATTAGCTACTAAATCAtgtttttaggaaatttttttgaaaatgaacaatatttcctttttttgtacaaaataagataaaaaaaattctcaaaaatagaaTGTGAGAAgctacatttttattatttgcctTAGGCCTTTATTGACCTTGGCACAACACTGGGTCTATttttataatactaaaaaaGAAGTACAAAATAACTGAATATCTAAAAGTATGGCTCTTATTATCTCAATTGCcactaaattattatttttaggaaaaaatctgaaattaatAAGGATAATTTGGTATTGATGAAAAATTTAATTGGATTATCCAGTTAGAAGATCTAAGATCCACATGTATTTAATATggatcatacaaaaaaaataagaaaaaaaataaattttatcatgaaatatttttaaaaaaatatataatttgtgatTAGGGAATAGTTAAATCTTTTAAATCTTACAAAATCAATCACGAAAAACAATATTATCTAATGTACATGCACTATCGAATAATCTTCATCTTCAGATTTAGGTGTACAAAATAATTGACTTGTGGTATAGCACAGATCATTctctaagttttaaaaatgatataatatataatatttatctatgtgtatttttggtatatttatctatgtatttatgtcaaatattatttgtttttaagattaataatcaaattttagttgattaaataattatgaaacaTACTCGaaaccaacacaaaaaaaaaatacattccaACTAAAATGATAGAATCTaaatattacacaaaacaaactaaaacaaacaaagaaaaaaataaaatttacatttttcttagttattataaaaaaattatcatacgTGGTGTAAGACTGTTAAAATATATTGCTTGATGATGATCGGAAGAAGACGgagaatgaaaaatattaaataaactatgATCAAATAAACTGTGATCAAATAAACTATGATCCTTAGATATAGTAGTACTCCATAACTTGACGCTCAATGATACAAGTATGTAAAAACGttatttcatcattttctttgcttttgctttttgttaaagattttgATGCTTTGGAGTACTATGATTTCGTTTTTATCTTTGGAGAATCTCTCTATATAACATCAACATAGTGGAAAAGTTAAACTTGATCAGAAGAACAATACACACACAGAGACACCActatgtataaaattaaaaggaattATGTACATCCAAAACTATAACAATGggatggaaataaaaaaacaaacaactataaAGAAGTTAACTTCTCTTCTGCTGGGATTCGCCGGTAGGGAGAAACTTACTCTCCGGTGACCGACCACAAATAACACATCAAAAGGGTATAGAAACTACAATTTAGGCGAAGTTGCATAAGTTGATTCCCATTAGTAACAGTATTAACGTGTTTCCAACAATGTCCATTGATGGCTTCTGCGGCGCAGCATTGTCACTAAACTGTCCTGCATTCACATATTCGCTTCTTCCACTGCTGCTAGTCGCTGAGACATTTACCGACATTGAACCTgaagaaaatatcaaagttGAGGGAGTTTTAAAGTGATTTCATTGCTTTTGAGTGTCATTTGGGTTTTAGCGTGATGAGAATTACAGTCATAGTTTGCCCATCCGATTCTCTGACCGACCagatcataaacaaaaattttgtcTTTAAGAACCAAATCTGCAGAACAGAGATGAAGAAATCGTTGTATTGTGTTACCAAACGTAGATTTCAAATAACAAAGGTTAAGCTTTCGATTCGGGTTACCTCCAAGGATCGTTATACCCTGATTCTGTATCCTTTGAAAACCGATGCACCACACTGCAGTACCTCCCTAGAAAGCAGAAGTGCAGAGACAAATTTATACCAAAAATCCGAAAAAACTTCACTGTTTCAGGTCAAGTTAGGTTCAGAATTCTGAAACCAGATTcctataaaaaaattcaaatttgaaagttctTACCACGTTGTTCTGCTGTATAAGGTAATCCTGGGGATTCAAGAACATGGATGCTCCACCAGCAAAGTTCAAGCTAACTGGAGGAAATATGTCTGCAACACTGATCATCACATTCACAGTACCATAGATAAGTTCAGATTTTTCCACTATATCGATACCATTTAAGTAGACATGGTTAAGATAAGAAAATTGGAAAGAGGAGTATAAACCTCGTGGCTATTACGTAACATTGGTTCCCTTTCGAAACAACGGGTCTGACCGACTGTGAAACAGCATTTGTTATCTGAAAAAGTTCATAAGAAGATAGCATGTAATAATGTATAGAGGCATATTGCAGAGTTACAACTCAATAGAGTACAGTTATAACTACAATTCTCAGACAGTTAAGTGTTATCAAAAGGATATAGCAATGGGAGGTTTAAGGACTTACAGCTTCAACAAAAGGAACATAGGCTGCTTCAGAAAGGTATGCCAGTGTTGTACCAGTGTCGATGATTGTTCCTTGTCCGTTTGATGTGGAGAAGACTGCTGGATTGATAGGTAAAGGTTGGCCATTCACAGAGATGCTCAGCAGATTCACATTGTAATGAGGCCTAAAACATTTGAACGCAGATCATGCTTACCAATCACTCTCTAAACATTTGAACAAAACGATTTAGATATGAAACGGTTTTGGGGGATAAATGTAACTAACTGTGATGGAACAAGTGGAGTAAAGACCATGTTTGGCTCCACAATCTCTCCAAGAACCAATATGCCTCCACCTCCATTTTCTCCTTTCAAGCAGTGAGAGAACACTCTTGGAGCTAAACCCTGAGAAGCAAGCTGAGAAATTACAGACATTCCTTGTTGCCCAAAACCAAAGATTCCATCAACCGCTCTATCCGACTTCACTAAATCTCCCGTCTGCGAGGTGCTACATCTGGttccagaaaaaaacaatccCACATAGCAACCAACAAAGTCAAGAGTAGTGACCCATATTTGATGCCTATGAAACAAAGGATTCGCTGAAATAAACTCACCCAAACACAACCTGAGCCGTTGAGTTTGGGACCAGCGAGCTTCCGACAATCATGTCAAATTGCAAAACATCAGAGACGTAGAACCCCGAGGTGCCACTTCCATCTCCATACTGAAACGTGTAAGCACAAAGGTTGTTCTGAACAGAACAGCCTGAATCAGAGGACTGAATACCCCAACTGCATCTTTGATCAGAACATGAGACTGGTGTTGCTGTCACAGAGTTCCCTGGATCAAAGAAATTCAACTGAATCTGCAAAAGAGAGGAGCACAGCATATTAATCTCAGAATCCCAGAACTCAAACTATACCAGTATAATGAAAGATATTATTCAGAAGCTTTGTACTTGGAGTCCACTGGTTTGAGGGCAGCCATTGCAAGAAGCACAGCTAACCCACAAAACATCACTTCCAGTATCAACCTGTACATAAAAATCTTTTGGAGGAGATCCTAATCGAAGCTTCGTGTAGTATAATCTGTCCAAAAGTCAAACACCAAAACTGAGCAGAAGacaacaaaaaccaaagaaaacaacttttttttgattgagacataagaaaacaaacaagttttttttggcaCAATAATACTCAGATATTGTATCGAACACCTTACAGGCATTGCCAACAAAATCGATCAATccctatattaaaaaaaaaaaaaaagagagaaaaaagatgaaatttttttgaatttaccCAACAACGAAAGGATCAAAAGTTCCATCGACGGGGAAATCTATAACACCACCTAAGGACTGTAACAACCTGCCGTGTCTAGCTTTATCACGAGCCATGAGCTGACTTAGTTCCATCTCATGATTCGCCGGAATCactctttcaagtttcaacgcCGCCGGGAAACCGAAAGACGAAACCGCCGCAGGTAATAATAGTAAACAACAAATCAGAATATATACCGTAACCAGAGCAGccgccatatatatatatatatatatagcttcccCCGAGTTGGGGTCTTCTGGTTTTGTgaagtgttttaacaagatctcttttttatcttctcaGAAATCAAAAAAGGATCATTCTTTTTGTAGTGGGCACGACGGAGAATGATGAATCGACGACGACATAATAGGAATCGGAGAGAATTGAGCCGTCAAATTTGTTTAATACGGATCCGTAGACTCGAgattcatgtaaaaaaaaaaaaaaaaaaaaaaacagaagattttgatttgtgtacTAGTGTGTTGTCGTTGCTTTGCTTGTCTTTGTCCTTTTTGGGAGAGAGAAGTTAAAACAGTAGATAACAGAAAAATGTATCAGTGCAGATTACGCCAATGTCAcatgtgttttaatttcattgattctgtttttatattattcGATCTTTTTCCCCTtattaatcgtttttttttatattaaaaacttatccAAATAGCCAtatctttcatgttttaaattattaaataaaacgcatatatatatatataaactgcaAATGTTACAGATTTATACTATAATTCGTTCAGgcaaatatatacatttaagaAAATCGGATATTCTAGTTTGATAGTTTCTTAGGTGGTCaaccataattaaaaaaaaaaaaaaaaatctc contains:
- the LOC104736295 gene encoding SRSF protein kinase 1-like, encoding MADEKNGGRLSDASDYSSEDEGTEDYRRGGYHTVRVGDTFKNGSYVIQSKLGWGHFSTVWLTWDTHNSRYVALKIQKSAQHYTEAAMDEIKILKQIAEGDAEDNKCVVKLLDHFKHAGPNGNHVCMVFEYLGDNLLSVIKYSDYRGVPLHMVKEICFHILVGLDYLHRKLSIIHTDIKPENILLCSTIDPEADARKAGTPLVPPTAKDKNVPERLAEKDKPKSYTYGEDLTKNQKKKIRKKAKKVEGSEEDERDTNSEARPNGASTVVGSEESSERVKDAENDSQKSRGNRRGSRSTRQKLLADVDRKCKLVDFGNACWTYKQFTSDIQTRHYRCPEVVLGSKYSTSADMWSFACICFELATGDVLFDPHSGENFERDEDHLALMMELVGVMPRKIALGGRHSRDFFNRQGELRHIRRLRFWPLSKVLTDKYDFSEEDAIAMQDFIIPILGFVPEKRPTAAQCLTHPWMNPVPRSLKPSSSPQKPKEEEEASDEDKTKVKDEREAMEVGVGNIAIDGSEPKTSAREGRQSARDLRT
- the LOC104736298 gene encoding aspartic proteinase-like protein 2, which gives rise to MAAALVTVYILICCLLLLPAAVSSFGFPAALKLERVIPANHEMELSQLMARDKARHGRLLQSLGGVIDFPVDGTFDPFVVGLYYTKLRLGSPPKDFYVQVDTGSDVLWVSCASCNGCPQTSGLQIQLNFFDPGNSVTATPVSCSDQRCSWGIQSSDSGCSVQNNLCAYTFQYGDGSGTSGFYVSDVLQFDMIVGSSLVPNSTAQVVFGCSTSQTGDLVKSDRAVDGIFGFGQQGMSVISQLASQGLAPRVFSHCLKGENGGGGILVLGEIVEPNMVFTPLVPSQPHYNVNLLSISVNGQPLPINPAVFSTSNGQGTIIDTGTTLAYLSEAAYVPFVEAITNAVSQSVRPVVSKGNQCYVIATSVADIFPPVSLNFAGGASMFLNPQDYLIQQNNVGGTAVWCIGFQRIQNQGITILGDLVLKDKIFVYDLVGQRIGWANYDCSMSVNVSATSSSGRSEYVNAGQFSDNAAPQKPSMDIVGNTLILLLMGINLCNFA